A stretch of the Desulfobacter sp. genome encodes the following:
- a CDS encoding IS256 family transposase, which produces MTEENTEFDFQKALKGIQEGKPFTGKGGVLTSLIKNLAEAALEGELESHLGQEVSANRRNGKSKKTIKSLDSKFELETPRDRAGTFSPQIVKKHQTTLSDEIERKIIALYGLGMSYNDMASHLQEIYGLEISNATLSTITDKIIHTVKEWQARPLENVYPIVWLDAIHYKVRENGKVGSKAVYTILGVNIEGRKEVLGLYISENEGANFWLQVLTDLSNRGVKDILIACVDGLKGFPEAIETIFPDTEVQLCVVHQIRNSLKYVGSKNKKEFMADLKRVYKAVNKDLAEEELDILENKWNDKYPIVIKSWRNNWERLSHFFKYPEEIRRIIYTTNTIEAVHRQFRKLTKTKGSFPNQDSLLKLLYMGIQNASKKWTMPIQNWSLTISQLAIFFEGRLDKELGI; this is translated from the coding sequence GTCCTTACATCATTAATCAAAAATCTTGCTGAAGCTGCTCTTGAAGGAGAGTTGGAGTCCCATCTCGGGCAGGAAGTTTCTGCCAACCGCCGTAATGGAAAAAGCAAAAAGACCATTAAATCCCTGGATAGTAAATTTGAGCTGGAAACCCCGCGTGACAGGGCCGGAACCTTCTCTCCACAGATCGTCAAAAAACATCAGACAACGCTCAGCGATGAAATTGAAAGAAAGATAATAGCCCTTTACGGCCTGGGCATGAGTTATAATGATATGGCTTCCCATTTACAGGAAATCTATGGACTTGAGATTTCAAATGCCACTCTGAGCACCATTACCGATAAAATCATCCATACCGTCAAAGAATGGCAGGCCAGGCCGTTGGAAAATGTGTACCCAATCGTATGGCTTGATGCCATACATTATAAAGTACGAGAAAACGGAAAGGTCGGCAGCAAAGCCGTTTACACAATTCTTGGGGTGAATATCGAGGGCCGCAAAGAGGTTCTTGGGCTGTACATATCCGAGAATGAGGGTGCGAACTTCTGGCTGCAGGTGTTAACAGACCTTTCAAACCGAGGGGTAAAAGATATCCTGATTGCCTGTGTTGATGGTCTAAAAGGTTTTCCCGAGGCCATTGAGACCATATTCCCGGACACAGAAGTTCAACTCTGCGTAGTCCACCAGATCCGAAATTCATTGAAATACGTTGGTTCCAAAAATAAAAAGGAATTTATGGCAGATCTAAAACGTGTTTATAAAGCGGTCAATAAGGATCTGGCCGAAGAAGAACTGGATATCTTGGAAAATAAATGGAATGACAAATACCCGATTGTGATAAAATCCTGGCGGAACAACTGGGAACGCCTCAGTCATTTCTTTAAATATCCAGAAGAGATTCGACGGATAATATACACCACAAATACCATTGAGGCTGTGCATCGACAGTTTCGAAAACTGACCAAAACAAAGGGATCATTCCCGAACCAGGACAGCCTGTTAAAGCTGCTTTACATGGGGATCCAGAACGCCAGTAAAAAATGGACAATGCCGATTCAAAATTGGTCACTGACAATTTCCCAGTTGGCAATTTTCTTTGAAGGCCGGCTGGATAAAGAGCTGGGAATTTGA
- a CDS encoding diguanylate cyclase, whose product MLSAGFWGGEFFILLGTGEYTNYLARAEQLREKIKGLELVWKGYNLGPLTASLGVVAFPVHADSLEGVMKVADQALYLSKAKGRDRVSGGADL is encoded by the coding sequence ATGTTGTCTGCAGGTTTTTGGGGGGGGGAATTTTTTATTCTGCTGGGCACTGGGGAATACACAAATTATCTTGCGCGGGCAGAGCAGTTGAGAGAGAAAATTAAAGGCCTTGAGCTTGTATGGAAAGGCTATAATCTCGGTCCTTTGACCGCCTCTTTAGGGGTGGTGGCGTTTCCAGTTCACGCAGATTCACTTGAAGGGGTGATGAAAGTGGCGGATCAGGCCCTTTACCTTTCCAAGGCAAAGGGACGGGACCGGGTCAGCGGCGGGGCAGATCTTTAA